CGGTTCATACAAAGGATCTGATATGGCTGAAAAATATGATATAGCAGTATTGGGAGGCGGTCCGGGCGGATATGTCGCCGCGATTCGTGCCGCTCAGATGGGTGCCAAAGTCGCCTGTATCGAGGAAGACAAGCTGGGTGGAATCTGTTTGAATTGGGGCTGTATTCCCACCAAGACATTCATCGCGACAGCACACCTGTATCGAAAGATTCAGGACGCCGCCGAGTTCGGTATTGACATCGCCGGCACACCGCAAATCAATCTGGCGAAAATGGTTGAACGCAAAAACAAGGTCGTCAACGAGCTGGTTTCGGGCATCGGGTTCTTGTTCAAGTCGTATGGCGTGACAACCTACAACGGATTCGGCTATTTCGACGCCAAGAACAAACTTGCGGTGGATATGCAGGACGGCACAACCAAGGTTATTGAAGCCGACAAGATCATTGTCGCGACGGGAAGTCGGCCGATGAATATTCCGGCATTTCCGTTCAACGGCAATACGATTGTTTCTTCCGACGAGTTGATCTATCCCAAATCGATACCGGCGACGATGACGATCATCGGCGGCGGCGTTATTGGCTGCGAGTTTGCCTGCCTGTTGGCGCAGCTCGGTACAAAGGTCAATGTTGTGGAAATGCTTCCGAACCTTCTGCCGCTTGAGGATGTTGATTCGTCCAAGATGATTGAACGCGAACTCAAGAAACACGGGGCGGAAATCTTCACTGGAGAGAAAAGTACTTTCCGTGGAAGAGACTCCGGCAGGTGTTGTTTGCAAACTCCAGTCGGGCAAAGCGCTGACTTCGGAAAGAGTGCTGGTAGCGATCGGGCGGTCATTCAATACCGACGACATCAACGTCGATGCAGCGAAACTTGAGATGAACAAGAACGGCTCGATCAAGGTCAACGACAAGATGGAGACCTCGGCAAAGGGAGTTTACGCTATCGGCGACTGCGCCGGTGTCTATCTGCTGGCTTATACTGCCTCGTACGAGGGACAGATTGCCGTTGCAAATGCACTGGGCAAGAACAAGAAGGTGGACTATAACGCCGTACCAATAACGATTTTCACCGACCCGGAAGTCGGTTCGATTGGTTTGTCGCAACAGAAGGCTGAATCGGAAGGGCACGAGATTCGCATCGGACAATTCCAGTTCCGCGTTCTGGGCAAGTCGAAAGCCGAGCGGGAGATTGTCGGCGGCGTGAAGATCATTGCCGACAAGAAGACCGACAAGATATTGGGAGCGCATATCGTCGGCGCCCACGCAACGGATCTCATCCACGAAGTCGCGGTTGCGATGAGTCAGAAAATGACTGCCGAACAGCTTGGCGACGTGTTCCATGCCCATCCGGTACTTGCCGAAGCGGTCATGGAAGCCGCTCACGATGTGCACGGGCTTTCGGTGCATACAGCGAAAAAAACGAAGTAATTCCCGCAGTGTAGCGGCCGGTTGAAGTTCCACCGGCCGTTTTCGTAACCTCGCTACAAAGAATCGGAATAAGCGATTCGAACGAGCATTTCTCTGTCGATTTCAATCTTGCACAGTTTCAAACACTAAACTAATTTGCCGTCAAACTATGACAGCAATAGATCCTGCTTCGTAACCGATTGCCGGGCGAAGCAGATTACTCACGGTTAACACGGTGAAGAGGAAAAATAACGTGACAAAGAAAGGATTCACATGTCACTAACAAAGAAGCTTAGCGCCGAGTTCATAGGAACGTTGTGGTTGGTGCTCGGCGGTTGCGGCAGCGCAGTCCTGGCTGCTGCCTTCCCAAATGTTGGTATCGGGTTGTTGGGGGTCTCACTGGCATTCGGATTGACGGTGTTGACGATGGCGTTTGCCATTGGTCACATCTCGGGTTGTCATCTCAATCCGGCAGTGTCATTCGGCCTTTGGGCTGGCGGAAGATTCGACGGTAAAGAGCTGCTCCCCTACATCATTGCTCAAGTGCTCGGCGGTATCGCGGGAGCTGGAATTTTGTTCGTAATTGCCGGCGGTCAGGCTGGATTCTCGACAGCGGGCGGGTTTGCGTCCAACGGGTTTGCAGAGCACTCGCCCGGCGGATATTCCCTGATGGCCGTGATGGTTTGCGAGATAGTGATGACATTCATGTTCCTGATGGTGATTCTTGGCTCGACCGATAGGCGCGCACCGGCAGGGTTTGCCCCAATTGCAATTGGGCTGATGCTCACGCTTATTCATCTCATCAGTATCCCAGTCTCCAACACTTCAGTAAATCCGGCCCGCAGTACCGGACCGGCAATTTTCGTTGGCGATTGGGCGATTTCACAGCTTTGGGTCTTTTGGTTGGCGCCGATTATCGGCGGTATCTTGGCAGGTTTCGTACACAAAACGATGTTTGCCGAGAACAAGTAGTCTTTCAGACTCTATCCCCATTCAGTGGCCGCCAAAAGCGAAGGCTCAGGCGGCCACACTACGCATAGTTTGCGGTTACGCAACATCCTGTTACACATAATCTTACGAGACTAGCGAATCGATAGGCTTCTGCAGGTTAGCGCAGGTTCTGCGAATCACCAAGAGACAGCGCAGGACACGACACTATCCGCATCTACGTAACGTGTTGTCAATCAGAGAGTAACGGTCGCTGGACAAATTTGAGTTGAATCGGCACAGACCTTGCAATAACAAACTCCGAAGTCAGTTACTCTTGAGAAACACTTTGGCGGTGAAGGGTACTGAAGAGGAGGGGATAGAGGAGCTCCTTTGTGAGGGAGGAGCTCCTTTTGTTTTTCAGCCCGTTTTCGTTAGGTCTGACCGCGATTTCAAAAGACTATCTACTATTTCTGAATTCAGTATCAATGTACGAACATGTCCTGTCGATACTCTGTCTTAGGAGGGGACGAAAAGATTCGTCTCGTCATTCTACATCGGTGCATGGGACCTTTCGGTGTAAGCCGGGGGCCCCTGCTTTTTTTTGTGACCGATCTTCTCCAAATTGCCGATCAGCGCTGAATCAACTGCGCAGTATCCTTCGATTGAGTCAAGTGCCTGACAAAGAGAATCCAAATTAGCAGGGCCGATAACCAAGGGAAGTACCACCAAAGAAAGCGAATGAAATCGGGCATTGGCAGCGGCGTCCACTTGGTGAGTGCAAGGATCATGAACAGGTAGATGAACGCCTCGGGTTTGACGCACTTTCGAATAACATAGTAGCTTGCCGGGATCAACAGGATGAACGAGTAACTTTTCATTCGCGGCATTGCCAAAGCGTACACCAGACAGGCAAGGTAGATTGACTCAATAGTGAATGATTCACCAATTCGGGTACGGCGGTTCATTAAAGCACGCCAGCTAATGACCAGAATGACAATCACAACAGCGATATAGATTGCATTGGGAACGACTGAAGGAATGGAACTGAAATACTTCGCAACTTCGGACTTGTCGAAAAAGTCGCGCACCATTGCAAGCAATGAGTGGTTGTAGACTTCCCCACGTTCATCTATGACACCAAGTACCGACAAGAGCATCTTGAATTCGCGCTCGGCGACCAAGTAGTTCGCAAGCAAGTAAGCGCCGAATACGGCAATTCCCATGGCGACGTACTTGAGAGCATTCCTGTCCCGCCAAAGAAGAGGCAAAACCAAGAATACGATGAAAGTCAGTTTGAAGAACGAAATCGCAACTATTGCGCCGGTGAATATGATCATCTTCTTTCGCAAGAGTGCCACCATAGCTATCCAAAACAGCGTTTGTTCAAAGACACCGATGTTTCCGGCAACGAAGTCCCAATATGCGGTTGAAGCGTAGGCAAGAGTCACGAACCAAAGGAAGAGAAGGTCATCCTCGCCCTCAAATAGGTTCCGCCTCCACAGCAAGCACAGAGCCACCAGCGAAATCAATTTGAGAATCAAGAAGGCAAAGTACGCAGATTCGAAATCGAGGATTGTAAACAGTCGGAAGAACCACAATGTTAAGGGCGGGTAGACATAGGAAAGTTTGATCGGGGTTCCGGCAATCTGTTCGGTAACCCGAGTGTCATAGGCATCAAGGCCTCGCTCGTGCGCGACTGCGGCGAAGTAATAGGCTTTGAAGTCCCACTGCTTCTCCCCTTGGGCAAGGTCGTATATCCCATATATCCAAACTAACGCGAGCAATCCAATGGATAGATATCGAAGGAGAGAAGTCTGGTCCGATGCCACGGTCTACTTCCAACTGTCAGGAATCGGTATTACGACAGCAAATGGTGGATCGGCCGGCACGCCATCATAGACGAGCACCAGACTTTGGCCGCGTACAAACCAGTCGAGTCCTTCCCAATTCACGTTTTCCCAGTTCTTTTCTTCGAGTGCAACCTTGATCTTGCCAAAGTGGTCCTTCATCAGATTCGACCAATAGGCCATCTGGGTTGGTGTAATTGACTCGAAGATCGGTTTGACCAAGGCATTGATTTCGATAGAGCTACCGACGGGTTTACCCTGCAGGTTATAACGCTGCAAGTCCTTGAACTTGTACTCGCGCTTGGTCCCAGATCCCCGAAGGGGTGCATTCTCGGATGAGAGCAGTACGATTAGACCGGTGTCGACAACATCATCTTCTTGCCAAAAGTGCCAAACCAGATCTGGAGCACGATAGCGCTGGGCGAAAGGCGGTGCGTTTTGCGGTGAGATTTCGATCGACTTCGGCAACTCTGAGTCAAGCGGGATTGGCGCCGAGTCCTTATTTCCTGCGTCCTTCAACTTCGGTGTTTGCAGCACTCGATAGCTTGTGGAATCGTCTACGAACAGCCCAGTGACATTTCGGGGCACGTCAAAGACGATGAGAATAGGCTGCAGCGGACTGTGCCCAAGGGAATTTTGAATTTGTTCTGGCAACGAAGTCATTGCCGGGTAGCCGCCTTCCCAAACCACAGCTACTTTAGAAGCGCCACTGGGCAGCGGAAACGCCGCCGCACCTTCAAGTCCTCGATTGCCAAATTCAGTCACAGTCTGATTGAATTGAGCGAGTACACCCCAGTTTTTGCCGCCAACTTTGGTTGCCGAGAAGAGAGAGTGCAGGTCCTCGGAGAGGACTGCGATTCGTCCGTCACCGAGCACGGTAATGCTTTCAAAATCACTGGCAGCTTCGCAGCCTTTCATTGTGACACGCTTGAGCTTCGCGGGATCGATCGGAATCACGGACGCTGACGGGTCTTCGATTTTCAATTCGAAGTAGCAGCCGGGTTGGTCATCACTTACCAGAAGCAATCTTCCGCCAAGCCGCGCAACACCGGAAATTTCAGTGATGGTATTGGCTGAATTGTCCGCTCGCGCCGACGATTGGAAATGAGATTGCAGTGAGAAAGCTACTATGCTGAGAATTGTGATTAGAACGCGACTTGTCATTCTTTTGCCATTTCACTCTAAGTATTCAGGAATAGATCATTGACCAGTTATCGGACACTATTCTAATAAATCATGATGACCATTTGCAACACCTAAGTAGCTTGCGTTCCATGGATTGAATTGTGCATATTGACTCATGACAACGGGAACGACTTAGATGGATCGACTGAACAAGACATACCTTTTGTGGATTTTTGCCGCCGTAATCACGCTTGGCTCGGTTGTGTACCAACGCATGACGGGGCCTTCCTATCCAGTCCGAGTAAACAAGACACTGCCAACCGGCGAAACTGTTAAATCCAAATTCCGTACGACTTACGAGTCTGTATCCGATGCGCCGGTTCGAGTTGTTATCACAAATCACGACTATTCCGGAAGGCTGGAGTGGCGGCGACTTAACAGCCGTGACGAATGGTCTATCACTCCTTTGAGCAGAATCGGCGATACTCTGATGGCGTCCCTTCCAATGCAGCCTCCGGCAGGAAAGTTGGAGTATAATGTAATCTTGAGTCTCCAATCCGGCGGCGACATTCGCATGGCCAGTGAGCCGGTGGTGATTCGGTTTAAAGGACCCGTGCCCGTTGGAATCCTGGCGCCGCATGTCTTGTTCATGTTTTGTTCAATGCTTTTGGCAACGCGAACTGGCCTCCAGGCACTTGCCCGACCGAATGAAACTAAACGGCTCGCTATGCTGACAGCAATCTTGCTCTTTGTTGGCGGATTGATACTTGGGCCGATTGTACAAAAATACGCTTTTGGCGCATTCTGGACAGGATGGCCTTTCGGGCACGACTTAACTGACAACAAGACTGCTCTGGCAATGCTGATGTGGATAATCGCAATCTGGCGCGATTCAAGGACAGGAAAGGGGCGGTGGTGGTACGTCAGCGCGACGTTGGTGCATCTGCTGGTCTATCTGATCCCCCACAGCGTATTGGGCTCCGAACTAGACTATACCGACGCAAAGGGTTGATTAGTCGTTCTTCTTGTCGAGAATCCAGCTTAGAATCATCGATACCAGGCTAATAACGATACTTCCCAAGAATGCCGGCCAGAAACCGTCGACGCGCAGTATCGGTGTCATAGCTGCGGTTAACATCAACATCAAGGCGTTGATGACCAATGTCAACAATCCTAACGTGAGAATGATAAAGGGGAATGTAAAGAATTTTACTATCGGTTTGATTATCGCGTTTACTATGCCAAAAATAAGAGCAACGAGCACCATCTGCCACGGTGTACCCTCGAAGTGAATGCCTTCAATCCAGGTCGCTGCCGCCCAGAGTGCGATGGCATTGATAATAAGTCGAATGAGAATGAATCTGAGCATAGTATGAGTCCTCGAACAATTAGTCGTTGGAAAGATAGCGAGGTTGAGAGCGACTACCAATATTTATTTTCAGGGTAGCGTCTTGAAGTCCTCAGTCGCGCGAACCAGTTCCTGCGCCATTGGCTGTTCCATTGGCGAATGCGCGCCAGTGGCGACAATTCGCAATTCGGATTTTGGCAGAACTTTGTGCAAGTCCCAGGCAGACTTGACGGGACAGATGACGTCATAGCGACCTTGCACAATCCGACACGGAATATCCTGAATCAGATCACAGTTCTCGAGTAACTGGTCAGGAGATTTGAAGAAAAACCGGTTATGGGTATAGTGGCACTCGATCCTGCCGATTGAGAGCGCAGACGCGGAATCAGCCATTTCAGAAATCGCTGAATGGTCTTGAACAAGACACATAGTGGAAGACTCCCACAAAGCCCAGCTCTTCGCTGCGGTTCGTTGAAGTTCAGGGTCGCTGGATGTAAGTCTTTTGTTGTACGCTGCGACCAAGTCACCCCTTTCGGCTTCGGGAATGTACCCGCTGAATTTTGCCCAGACATCGGGCCAAATCTCGGAAGCCCCAAACTTGTGCAGCCAGTCGATCTCAGCAGGACGGCCGAGGAATACCCCGCGCAGGATCAGTCCCGCAACACTTCGCGGATAAGTTTGAGCATATGCCAGAGCAAGAGTACTTCCCCAGCTCCCGCCAAAAACAATCCAGCGGTCAATCTTGCAATGCGAACGCACTTTCTCCAAGTCGTCAACAAGATCCCAGGTCGTGTTTTGATGAAGTTCGGCGTGCGGCGTGCTCTTGCCGGCGCCCCGCTGGTTCAGCAAGATCACTCGGTAGAACTTCGGATCGAAGAACCTGCGATATCCGGGTAGGATTCCTACTCCGGGACCGCCGTGGAGAAACACAGCAGGTACACCATCCGGGCGGCCAACTTCTTCGAATACCACCGTATGCAAATTCGAGACTTTGAGACTCGAAATCTTAAACGGCTCAATTTCCGGAAAGAGAGAACGACTAGTCACGACATCCTCCATAGAATTGGTGAGTGAGTGACTACAAGTAGCAGAACTCAACATCTGACGACAAGTGATTTCTTGACTAAAGTGGAGCGATATTGGAAGGGTTTGATATTGGCTAGACAGCTACGACACTTGAGAGACAGTATCCAGCTTCTTTGCGAGGACGCGCTGGATAGATTGCGATAGCTCGAAGGCGCTAAATGGTTTGCTGAGGAAGGCGTTAATGCCGCTACGGCGAATTACTTCGTCAGACAGTCCAATGCCATCTCCGGTAAGGAGAATGATTGGCGCCTGATAGCCTTGAGAACGCAATTCTATGGCGAGTTGCAATCCGCTTTGCTCGGGAAGAACGTGGTCGGTTATCAAGACGTCAAATGCCGGTTGATTTTCGATCTTCGCCTTTGCAGCATTGCAATCGAGGGCTGTCTCAACATGATATCCCAATCGACGTAACATTTGATTCGCTAAGTCGGCAATCTCTGATTCATCGTCAACAAACAGAATACGGCCATGACCTCGGGCAGGACCAGAGCGGGTCTGCTCGCTGATTTGAGGTTCGAGCTTTGCCAAAGGTAACAATACTGTAAAGACTGTGCCTTCGCCCATCCTGCTTTCCACAGTAATGTTGCCTTTGTGACCGACGATGATTTGGCGAGAGACAGACAAGCCGAGACCCGTGCCTTCGCCGGCGGGTTTGGTAGTGAAGAATGGTTCGAAAACGCGTTGGCGGGTAGTCTCGTCCATTCCGGTGCCGGTGTCAATAACGCGAAGCCGAACATAGTGTCCCGCCTTTAGGTCAGAAACAGAGACCGCTGACTGCTCGCTGATTTCTTGGGAGTCGATTTTGAGAGTCAGCCGACCTCCAGTTTCTCGCATTGCATGGCAGGCATTGACGCAGAGGTTCATAATCACTTGATGCATCTGAACGGGGTCAGCAATGACGGCGTCAACTTCGGCATCACTTTCCTTCACTATTTCGATAGTCGGCGAGACGCTTGCGCGCAGGAGTTTGATGACCTCATTGACAATATGGTGCAACAACAGCGGCTTGCGCTCCTGTTCAATCTGGCGGCTGAAAGCAAGAATCTGTTGGACTAGTTCCTTGCCGCGAACAGCTGCCTTCATCACGTGGCTGAGATCCTCGTACGTTTGGCTCTTCTCATCCAAGTCTTGCATCACCAATTCGGTGTAACCATAGAGCGGTGTCAGAATATTGTTGAAGTCGTGAGCGATACCACCTGCCAGAGCGCCGAGCGACTCTAGCTTCTGCGCCTGCCGAAGCTGCGCCTCAAGTTGACGACGTTCTTCTTCTTCTCGACGTCGGTCGGTAACATCATGTGCGAGACCGATCATTCCAATCGCGTGGCCGGACTTGTCTCGAATCTTTTCACCGCGACTGAGAATGTAGCGCACTTCACCATCGGGTCGAATGATCCGATAAGGAGCATCCCTGAACGTCGCATACTCACCCTGAGCGTTCAGGCGATCACGAACCGCCTGGCGGTCATCCGGATGAACTGTGTCAAGGAACGTTTCGATGGTTGTCTCATTGGAAGTCAAATCTTTGCCGGAAATTTTTATCATCAGATGAACCTCGCCCCATGTCTCTTGGTTACCCGGAGGTATTGCAATCGAAAGTAGTACTGTCAATTCTCTTCCCGAAAGCGACCGGATTGGCATTTCCCAGACGCTGCGTTGACTGCCGGTGCCTAATTCTGTCAATATGGTGAAAACAACGGCGCATGATTCATCGGTAAGAGTTGCTGCAATCTCACGGTCTAATTGATCGCGATCATCAGATTCGAAGAGTCTCAAGGTGGCAAAATTGACATCTGTAACTCGAGCTTGATGAATCATGGCACGAAGCTTCTCAGACTCAGAAGCCCATTTAGCATCGCGAATTGAACGGCCTTCAGATTCGAAACTCGTCAGATACTTCTTGAGATTTGAAAAATCTACGACCCAAATCGGAACCGGTGCGTTTTGGAAGAGACTTAAGTAGCGGTCCTTCTGGAGCTGTAGTTCGTGCCGCGATCTATGGATTGCTTTGAAGTGTCGATGAATCAGGAAATACAAGATCGTCGCCGTAACGGTGATAAACAACCACCCTTTGATCGTCTGCAGAAACGTGATTGACGAGACTGCGTCCGAGTTGATCATCATTCCCGAGACAATTTGATCGGAGAACAGAATATAGAGAGTGCCGACAAGAAGGTATCCCAGGGCAATTCTTAGCGCGAGTGATTTGGACTGTTTCGAATCTTGCACTTTTTCACCAATCAATGTTCAAAACTGCCCCGCCGAGTCCGTCCAAAGTGAGAGTTGAGCAAGGTGGCGACACGGGGTCAAAGGATATTTGTCCAATATTGTATCGGCAGAGAAACAGAATGAATGAGAGTGAGATTAGCGGTTTATAGACTTTCGTTTCAGAATAGAACGAATTGATAGAATACTTATGCAGTGAGAAAAAAGGACCGGCACAAAGATGCGCCGGCCCAAGTCATGTCAACGAAGATTGACGTCGAAAACTAAGGCTTGATCACCGCTTCGATATTACGAGGAGCTTTGCCCAGATCGACGAACCTGTATTCCCAAGTTGCTTCAGAACCTTCCACCTTGGTGGCATTCGATTCCGTGATCGTCCCTGGGAACTTCACCGTAAGCTTGACCGAATGATTGCCAAAAGCCTGGAGCATCATAGCCTGCATCATCTTTGCCATATCGGCCATGGGGTCTTCGGCTGCTAGTGAGTCCGAAGTTTCGGTATCTGCCACTGGCTCGGCAGGAGCACCAAACATATTGTCCATTGAAGAGTCGGAAAAGTCACGGGTGAATTTCCAATTTCCGGATTTCTCTTTGACAAAAGAGGCTTCTTTCTTGGGAGCCATACCTTCCATCATTTCACCACCGCCGCCATTCATGTCGGAGGTCACCTTCATAATCTCGTCGAGGGTGGTGAAGGAATACTTAATATCGAAAATTGACTCGGAGTCATTCTGAGTCTCAACGAAGTCGATCAATTTTACACCTTTGAGATTTGCGATTCTGCTCTCGATATCTTCGCGACTATATATGGACTTCATTGTGCTATCAACTTCTTCGCTGACCGAACTGTCAGAAGCGGGCTCGCCAAACATCTGCATCATTCCGTCCAGAGCACTCTTGCTCAGCACCATATGCTGATGCAGAATTCCAGAGCCGTCGGCATTTAGTTCCATCCGCTCCGCATAGTCAAAGCATCCGGCGGTAAGCAATGCAGCCGCAAAGATCAAGACAAGTACCAGTGTTTTCTTCATAAGCCAAACCCTCCACAGAGTAAGCCAATTGTTATTGTTGTGAGCTACATTCACACATTAATCGGGTTGACGTGAGGCGGCAAGTGATTTCTCATAATCCCACGGAGCCTGAATCTATACAGAGAATGTCTGACTAATCAGGCGAAACCAATTCGATTTTGATGCGGTCGGGGTCTTCAAAGAAAACACCATAGCTTCCGCCGGCAAAAGGGTGCTTGTCTTGATAGAGGAAGTTAACGCCTCGTGATGTGAGCTTGCAAATCAGTTCATCAACATGCTCCCGTGAACGTGCATGGAACGCGAGGTGATTCAAGCCAGTCCGGCAACGGTGGTACGGAACGTCAAGGAAACGATCCTCCGTTTGGACAAGCACGATATAGGTCGACCCAAGAATCCAACTTTGGCCCTTGTTCCATGATTGAAAAATTCGATAGCCAAGTTCCTCGAGCAGCCAACCCCAGAATTCAGTCGATTTGGCAAGATCACTGACATAGATTTCGACATGGTGCAATTGTCCTGTAGTCATCACGTAAAGGTACGAAAAAGGCGCCGAATTGACAAAAACTTCACGAATCAAATAAAATGGAGAGAAATAGTGATTTCTTCGATTATCTTAGGAACTGCAGTCACTGCCGTGGGTATAGTTCTAAGTTACTTGATGAAATGTTGGGAAATCGGTTTGCTTCAGCCGATAAGAAGCATAGATAGACTTATTTAATTGTCGAGGTGATTTTCGTGATTCAAAGAACAGCACTTGCATTAATCGCCGTCTTCTGTATTTGCCTGGTATCGTCGACTGGTGAGCTCTTCGCTAAGA
This genomic interval from bacterium contains the following:
- a CDS encoding FAD-dependent oxidoreductase; the encoded protein is MAEKYDIAVLGGGPGGYVAAIRAAQMGAKVACIEEDKLGGICLNWGCIPTKTFIATAHLYRKIQDAAEFGIDIAGTPQINLAKMVERKNKVVNELVSGIGFLFKSYGVTTYNGFGYFDAKNKLAVDMQDGTTKVIEADKIIVATGSRPMNIPAFPFNGNTIVSSDELIYPKSIPATMTIIGGGVIGCEFACLLAQLGTKVNVVEMLPNLLPLEDVDSSKMIERELKKHGAEIFTGEKSTFRGRDSGRCCLQTPVGQSADFGKSAGSDRAVIQYRRHQRRCSET
- a CDS encoding NAD(P)/FAD-dependent oxidoreductase, which translates into the protein MLVAIGRSFNTDDINVDAAKLEMNKNGSIKVNDKMETSAKGVYAIGDCAGVYLLAYTASYEGQIAVANALGKNKKVDYNAVPITIFTDPEVGSIGLSQQKAESEGHEIRIGQFQFRVLGKSKAEREIVGGVKIIADKKTDKILGAHIVGAHATDLIHEVAVAMSQKMTAEQLGDVFHAHPVLAEAVMEAAHDVHGLSVHTAKKTK
- the aqpZ gene encoding aquaporin Z, with the translated sequence MSLTKKLSAEFIGTLWLVLGGCGSAVLAAAFPNVGIGLLGVSLAFGLTVLTMAFAIGHISGCHLNPAVSFGLWAGGRFDGKELLPYIIAQVLGGIAGAGILFVIAGGQAGFSTAGGFASNGFAEHSPGGYSLMAVMVCEIVMTFMFLMVILGSTDRRAPAGFAPIAIGLMLTLIHLISIPVSNTSVNPARSTGPAIFVGDWAISQLWVFWLAPIIGGILAGFVHKTMFAENK
- a CDS encoding DUF2029 domain-containing protein, coding for MASDQTSLLRYLSIGLLALVWIYGIYDLAQGEKQWDFKAYYFAAVAHERGLDAYDTRVTEQIAGTPIKLSYVYPPLTLWFFRLFTILDFESAYFAFLILKLISLVALCLLWRRNLFEGEDDLLFLWFVTLAYASTAYWDFVAGNIGVFEQTLFWIAMVALLRKKMIIFTGAIVAISFFKLTFIVFLVLPLLWRDRNALKYVAMGIAVFGAYLLANYLVAEREFKMLLSVLGVIDERGEVYNHSLLAMVRDFFDKSEVAKYFSSIPSVVPNAIYIAVVIVILVISWRALMNRRTRIGESFTIESIYLACLVYALAMPRMKSYSFILLIPASYYVIRKCVKPEAFIYLFMILALTKWTPLPMPDFIRFLWWYFPWLSALLIWILFVRHLTQSKDTAQLIQR
- a CDS encoding phage holin family protein, producing MLRFILIRLIINAIALWAAATWIEGIHFEGTPWQMVLVALIFGIVNAIIKPIVKFFTFPFIILTLGLLTLVINALMLMLTAAMTPILRVDGFWPAFLGSIVISLVSMILSWILDKKND
- the pip gene encoding prolyl aminopeptidase, producing MEDVVTSRSLFPEIEPFKISSLKVSNLHTVVFEEVGRPDGVPAVFLHGGPGVGILPGYRRFFDPKFYRVILLNQRGAGKSTPHAELHQNTTWDLVDDLEKVRSHCKIDRWIVFGGSWGSTLALAYAQTYPRSVAGLILRGVFLGRPAEIDWLHKFGASEIWPDVWAKFSGYIPEAERGDLVAAYNKRLTSSDPELQRTAAKSWALWESSTMCLVQDHSAISEMADSASALSIGRIECHYTHNRFFFKSPDQLLENCDLIQDIPCRIVQGRYDVICPVKSAWDLHKVLPKSELRIVATGAHSPMEQPMAQELVRATEDFKTLP
- a CDS encoding response regulator, producing the protein MQDSKQSKSLALRIALGYLLVGTLYILFSDQIVSGMMINSDAVSSITFLQTIKGWLFITVTATILYFLIHRHFKAIHRSRHELQLQKDRYLSLFQNAPVPIWVVDFSNLKKYLTSFESEGRSIRDAKWASESEKLRAMIHQARVTDVNFATLRLFESDDRDQLDREIAATLTDESCAVVFTILTELGTGSQRSVWEMPIRSLSGRELTVLLSIAIPPGNQETWGEVHLMIKISGKDLTSNETTIETFLDTVHPDDRQAVRDRLNAQGEYATFRDAPYRIIRPDGEVRYILSRGEKIRDKSGHAIGMIGLAHDVTDRRREEEERRQLEAQLRQAQKLESLGALAGGIAHDFNNILTPLYGYTELVMQDLDEKSQTYEDLSHVMKAAVRGKELVQQILAFSRQIEQERKPLLLHHIVNEVIKLLRASVSPTIEIVKESDAEVDAVIADPVQMHQVIMNLCVNACHAMRETGGRLTLKIDSQEISEQSAVSVSDLKAGHYVRLRVIDTGTGMDETTRQRVFEPFFTTKPAGEGTGLGLSVSRQIIVGHKGNITVESRMGEGTVFTVLLPLAKLEPQISEQTRSGPARGHGRILFVDDESEIADLANQMLRRLGYHVETALDCNAAKAKIENQPAFDVLITDHVLPEQSGLQLAIELRSQGYQAPIILLTGDGIGLSDEVIRRSGINAFLSKPFSAFELSQSIQRVLAKKLDTVSQVS
- a CDS encoding VOC family protein; translated protein: MTTGQLHHVEIYVSDLAKSTEFWGWLLEELGYRIFQSWNKGQSWILGSTYIVLVQTEDRFLDVPYHRCRTGLNHLAFHARSREHVDELICKLTSRGVNFLYQDKHPFAGGSYGVFFEDPDRIKIELVSPD